The Aspergillus nidulans FGSC A4 chromosome VIII genome contains the following window.
GGGTCTTGCCCGCTTTCCTCAATTTCCTTTGTCTTCACGCTCTCTTCAACGTCCTTATACTACCGTCGGTGGGTTCTCTCTCCCCGTAGCCCTCTATGATTTCGGATTGCTAAACGGCGAGGTCCTGGTGTAGGTGCTACTTATACAAGCCCTAAACCTCCTTCACGTCTCCGTCGTCTCCTCGGGTTCACAAGTATCGCCGCATTCGCATTCACCGCTGGACTCTTTTACCAGGTTTCGACAAAGCTTTTGCCCATCATGAATGGCCCGGTTCCGACAGACGAGGAAACCCTCACCATGTACACTCCTTCAGACGAGCTGTCGCAGGAAGTTGAAGACCACATCAAGAACCATCCGTTGTTTGTTTCCTTGCGGGAAGACCCTTCATACGTCGAATCAAGACCGTACATGAAGATTCCAGAGAAGATCCGGGATCGCAGTCTCACGGCGGGGACCCTCTCGAACTCAGGCGGGATCGTTGTTCCACCAACTGCATTCTATAACAACGATACGAATACTCTAGTCACCTTTTTCTACCTTGGGTCGAGAGTCTCCGGTCATCCGGGTATTGTGCATGGCGGGTTTCTTGCAACGCTCTTGGATGAGGGCATGGGACGATGCGCTTTCCCTGTCTTGCCGAACAAGGTTGGGGTGACTGCGAATCTAAATGTCGATTACCGGCGCCCGGCCATGGCGAACTCCTACTTTGTCATGCACGCCCAGGTTGTAAAATCAGAAGGCCGCAAGGCCTGGGTTGAGGCTC
Protein-coding sequences here:
- a CDS encoding PaaI family thioesterase (transcript_id=CADANIAT00001429) → MSRLHVPGSSTKALGLARFPQFPLSSRSLQRPYTTVGGFSLPVALYDFGLLNGEVLVPKPPSRLRRLLGFTSIAAFAFTAGLFYQVSTKLLPIMNGPVPTDEETLTMYTPSDELSQEVEDHIKNHPLFVSLREDPSYVESRPYMKIPEKIRDRSLTAGTLSNSGGIVVPPTAFYNNDTNTLVTFFYLGSRVSGHPGIVHGGFLATLLDEGMGRCAFPVLPNKVGVTANLNVDYRRPAMANSYFVMHAQVVKSEGRKAWVEARIETLPEEGQEPVVLVEAKSLFIEPKQAAAVVSYPYIERFSRVTNRFQSPKLHKFVN